TACAGCCGCGCCTCCTCGGTACCCGGCTCGGGATGCCAGTTGTAACGCCACTTCACCAGCGGTGGCAGCGACATCAGGATCGACTCGGTGCGGCCGCCCGACTGCAGGCCGAACAGCGTACCGCGATCGTAGATCAGGTTGAACTCCACGTAGCGCCCGCGCCGGTAGAGCTGGAAGTCGCGCTCGCGCTCGCCGTAGGGTGTCGTCTGCTTGCGGCGCGCGACGATCGGGCGGTAGGCCGCCAGGTAGTGGTCACCGACGCTCTGCATGTAGCCGAAGCAGCGCGCGAAACCCCATTCGTTCAGATCGTCGAAAAACAGCCCGCCGATGCCGCGCGGCTCATTGCGGTGCTTCAGGAAGAAATACTCGTCGCACCATTTCTTGTAGCGCGGATAGACGTCCTCGCCGAAGGAAACACAGGCGGCGCGCGAGATGCGGTGCCAGTGCACCGCGTCCTCCTCGTATCCATAATAAGGAGTCAGGTCGAAGCCGCCGCCGAACCACCAGATCGGCGCCGCGCCTCCTTTCTCGGCGATGAAGAAGCGCACGTTGGCGTGAGAGGTCGGCGCGTAGGGATTCCTCGGATGGATCACCAGCGACACGCCGAGCGCCTCGAAGCGGCGCCCGGCAAGCTCCGGCCGGTGCGCCGTGGCGGAGGCCGGCATGCCCGCGCCCATGACGTGCGAGAAGTTCACGCCCGCCTGCTCGAACACCGCCCCGTTCGCCAGCACCCGGCTGCGCCCGCCGCCGCCCTCCGGTCGTTCCCACGCGTCCTCGACGAAGCGCGCGGACCCGTCTTCGGTCTCGAGTTCGGAGCAGATGCGCGCCTGCAGGCCGAGCAGGTAAGTTTTTACGGCGGCGATGTCGGGCTGGCTCATGGGATACCGTCGGGTTCGTGAACAGAATGTCAGGATTCTAGCGCAGATCGCGGAGGGGACAGATTTGAAATCTGTCCCCGGGCGAATGCTCAGCCCGGCCGGACGACATGGCCGGTCAGCGCGTCGCGGATCTCGCTCGGGCGTTTTCGGGGCCCTACCTTGCCGGTCAGCACGTAATCGAGTTCGGCGCCGAAGTGGCGTTCGACCTGCAGCGCGGTGCGGGCCGCCGGCCGGCGATGGCGGTTGGCGCTGGTGGAGACCAGCGCATAGCCGGCGGCGCGGCACAGCGCGGCGGCAACCGGATGCGCGGTGACACGTATGGCGATGGTCTTGTGCGCGCCGCTCAACCAGTAGGGGACGCCGGGCGCGGCCGGCAGCAGCCAGGTGACAGGGCCGGGCCACGAGTCGCGCACGTGCCGGATGACAGATTTGGACACAGGACCGATGTAGGGCGCGAGCTGTGAAAACTTCGCACCGATCAGGATGAGCCCCTGCGCAAGTGGCCGCTGCTTGATGTCGAGCAGGCGGGACACCGCATCGCCGTCCAGCGGGTCGCAGCCGAGGCCGTACACTGCTTCGGTGGGATAGGCGATGACGCCGCCCGCCCGCACGCTGCGCGCGGCCATGCGCAGTTGCCAATTGCCGCTCATCGCGTCGGTTCCAGCCCGGGGATCATTTCGCCTGCAGCTGTTCCTGCAGGGCGGCGTTCTTCGCGATTATCGACCTGGCGTTGTCGGCGCGTTCCTGTTTCAGTCGTGCGGCGAGCGCGGCGTCGGACAGCGCGATCATCTGCGCGGCGAGGTAGGCGGCGTTCTTCGCGCCGGCCGAGCCGATCGCGACGCAGGCGACCGGGATGCCGCCCGGCATCTGCACCGTGGAGAGCAGCGAGTCCATGCCTTTCAGCGGGCCGGCATCGAGCGGAACGCCGATCACCGGCTTGACCGTGATGGCCGAGACCGCGCCGGCCAGGTGCGCGGCGAGCCCGGCGGCGGCGATGAAGACCGCACAGCCGCGGCGGTCGGCGTCGGCGACGTACTCGTGCGTCTCCTTGGGCGTGCGGTGGGCGGAGGTGACGCGCACCTCGAAGGGGACCTGCAGTTTTTTCAGGGTGTCCAGCGTATTCTGCATCACGGGCAGATCGCTGTCGGAACCCATCAGTACGGCGACAAAGGTCTTGCTCATGGTGGTGTTCTCCTTCTGTGCGGATTCAGCGGTGCGCGCCGGACTCGCGCGCAATGGCGCGGTAGCCGATGTCGGTACGGTAATAGACGTCGCGCCAGTCGATCTGGCGCACGAGCGCGTAGGCGCGGGCCTGCGCCGCGGCGACGGTCTCGCCCAGTGCGCAGGCGCACAGCACGCGGCCGCCGCTGGTGACGATGTCGTCGCCCTGGCGGCGGGTGCCGGCGTGAAACACCTTGGCGTCGGCGGATTCCCGCGCCGGCAGGCCGCGGATCACCTCGCCCTTTGCGCAGGCATCGGGATAGCCGCCGGCGGCAAGGACCACGCCGAGCGCGGGCCGCGGGTCCCATTCGACGGGCTCGGAGTCGAGCCGTCCTTCCACCGCGGCGAGGCACAGCGCAACCAGGTCGGACTTCAGGCGCAGCATGATCGGCTGCGTCTCCGGGTCGCCGAAGCGGCAGTTGAATTCGAGCACCCTGGGCGTGCCGTCGGCGGCGATCATCAGGCCGGCGTAGAGGAAGCCGGTGTAGACGATGCCATCCTGCGCCATGCCGTGCACCGTCGGCAGGATCACCTCGTTCATCACGCGGTCGTGGATCGCGGACGTGACCACCGGCGCCGGCGAATAGGCGCCCATGCCGCCGGTGTTCGGGCCGGTGTCGCCGTTGTCGCGCGCCTTGTGGTCCTGCGACGTGGCCATCGGCAGCACGTGGCCGCCGTCGCACATGACGATGAAGCTCGCCTCCTCGCCGCGCAGGAATTCCTCCACCACCACGCGGTGCCCGGCGTCGCCGAAGGCATTGCCTTCGAGCATGCCGGTCACGGCGGCGATCGCCTCCGGCACGGTGGCGGCGATGATCACGCCCTTGCCGGCGGCCAGCCCGTCGGCCTTGATCACGATCGGCACGCCGGCGCGGCGGATGTAGTCGGTCGCCGCCTTTACCTCGCTGAATACGCC
Above is a window of Gammaproteobacteria bacterium DNA encoding:
- the hemF gene encoding oxygen-dependent coproporphyrinogen oxidase, with product MSQPDIAAVKTYLLGLQARICSELETEDGSARFVEDAWERPEGGGGRSRVLANGAVFEQAGVNFSHVMGAGMPASATAHRPELAGRRFEALGVSLVIHPRNPYAPTSHANVRFFIAEKGGAAPIWWFGGGFDLTPYYGYEEDAVHWHRISRAACVSFGEDVYPRYKKWCDEYFFLKHRNEPRGIGGLFFDDLNEWGFARCFGYMQSVGDHYLAAYRPIVARRKQTTPYGERERDFQLYRRGRYVEFNLIYDRGTLFGLQSGGRTESILMSLPPLVKWRYNWHPEPGTEEARLYSDFLRPRDWLTEFK
- a CDS encoding Sua5/YciO/YrdC/YwlC family protein — translated: MSGNWQLRMAARSVRAGGVIAYPTEAVYGLGCDPLDGDAVSRLLDIKQRPLAQGLILIGAKFSQLAPYIGPVSKSVIRHVRDSWPGPVTWLLPAAPGVPYWLSGAHKTIAIRVTAHPVAAALCRAAGYALVSTSANRHRRPAARTALQVERHFGAELDYVLTGKVGPRKRPSEIRDALTGHVVRPG
- the purE gene encoding 5-(carboxyamino)imidazole ribonucleotide mutase, which encodes MSKTFVAVLMGSDSDLPVMQNTLDTLKKLQVPFEVRVTSAHRTPKETHEYVADADRRGCAVFIAAAGLAAHLAGAVSAITVKPVIGVPLDAGPLKGMDSLLSTVQMPGGIPVACVAIGSAGAKNAAYLAAQMIALSDAALAARLKQERADNARSIIAKNAALQEQLQAK
- the purD gene encoding phosphoribosylamine--glycine ligase, encoding MNILIIGGGGREHALAWKAVQSPLADTVFVAPGNAGTALEPDVENIDIDVVDIPRLVEFARANEVGLTIVGPEQPLVAGIVDAFRAAGLRCFGPSQAAAQLEGSKAFSKDFLARHRIPTAAYGVFSEVKAATDYIRRAGVPIVIKADGLAAGKGVIIAATVPEAIAAVTGMLEGNAFGDAGHRVVVEEFLRGEEASFIVMCDGGHVLPMATSQDHKARDNGDTGPNTGGMGAYSPAPVVTSAIHDRVMNEVILPTVHGMAQDGIVYTGFLYAGLMIAADGTPRVLEFNCRFGDPETQPIMLRLKSDLVALCLAAVEGRLDSEPVEWDPRPALGVVLAAGGYPDACAKGEVIRGLPARESADAKVFHAGTRRQGDDIVTSGGRVLCACALGETVAAAQARAYALVRQIDWRDVYYRTDIGYRAIARESGAHR